CGTGGCGAGGCGGCGGATGAAGCCGTGCTTGAGGTCCACGCTCACGCTGAGCTTGTAGCCGAAGTGGCTTTTGCCGTGCTTCTTCGTGTGCGTGGCCTCCACATCCTTTTGCCTGCGTCGCGCTTGGCTCCAGTCCGGCTGCCCGCCTTGTGCCAGCGTTCGCCGCTCCTGCTGGCCGATGTGCTGTCGGGGCGCGGGCACCAGCGTGGCATCAATGGCCTGCCCGCCCCGGGCGATGTAGCCGTGGCGCTGCAGTTGGGCATCCACCCCCTGGAACAAGGCCGTTGCCCCGCCCACGCCAAGGCGCTCGCCAAAGCGCCAGATCGTGTTGCGGTCCGGCACGTTCATCGCATCCTGCAACAGGCAAAACCGCTGGTAGCTCCCCGGTCCAGCAACTGATACTCCATCTGCTCATCGGACAGGTTGTACAGCCGCTTCAACACCAGGATGCGCACCATCACCTCGGTGGGGTAGGCGGGCCGACCGCCCCGGCGGCCACCCCGCGTTCGATCAAGGCATCCACCAGCCGGGCCAGTTCTGCGAAGTCGATGTGCCGCGCGATCACCTGCAGCGGATCGCCCACCTCATCTCTCTTGTGTTGGCGCGAGGCCTCAGCGAACAGGTCGAACTTCAGGGCGCTACGGGGAGTGATCATGGCAAAGGATGGAGCACGCATTCTCGATCAACAAGGGACCGGATGGGTTTTGAGAGGTTCCCGTACATCTGCACCAAGCTGCTGATCGACGGCATCCTCAAGGCCGGCACGGTGGACCAGAAGGCGGTGATCGCCGCGCTGGAGGGTATGAAGTACGCGGGCCTCACGGGCGAGGAAGAGATCCGCAAGGGCGACCACCAGGTGCTCAAGAACTACTACCTGCTCAAGGGCAAGCCCAAGGCCAGGATGGCCAACAAGGACGACTACGTGGACGTGGTGAGTTCTGGCAAGTCGTTCCTGCCGCTGGACCAGACCGGCTGCAAGCTGGGCTGACCGCTCGCCCCGCCTTCCTGCGCCCCGCGCCCTGCCCCTGCCCCTGCCCCTGCCCCTGCCCCTCACCCTCACCCTCACCCTCACCCTCACCCTCACCCTCACCCTCACCCTCACCTCACCTCACCCTCACCCTCACCCTCACCCTCACCCTCACCCTCACCCTCACTCTCACCCTCACCCTCACTCTCACCCTCACCCTCACTCTCACCCTCACTCTCACCCTCACTCTCACCCTCACTCTCACTCTCACCTCACTCTCACTCTCACCTCACCTCACCTCACTCTCACTCTCACTCTCACTCTCACCTCACTCACTCTCACCTCACTCCACTCACTCTCACTCTCACTCACCTCACTCTCACTTCACTCTTCGCCCCCGCAGCCGCGGGGCCAAAGCCTTGACTGCCCCACCTCCATGAGCATCTACCTGCTACAGGTCATCAACGGGATCGGCATCGGCATGCTGTATTTCCTGCTGGCCGTCGGCCTGTCCATCGTGTTCGGCCTGCTGCGCTTCGTGAACTTCGCGCATGGCGCCTTCTACCTACTGGGCGCGTATTTCTGCTACCAGATGACGCGCTGGGGCCTGAGCTTCTGGCTCGCGTTGGCCGTGGTGCCGCTCGTGGTGGGAGCGCTCGGCTGGATGACCGAAAAGCTCGTGCTGCGCCACGTGTACGCCAAGCCGCACGAGTTCCACATCCTGGTCACCGTGGGCCTGGCGCTGGCGATCCAGGAGCTGGTCATCCTGCAGTGGGGGCCGCTGGGCGACAGCGTGGCGGTGCCCGACCTGCTGCAGGGCGTGGTGATGTGGGGCAGCTTCGTGTATCCCAAGTACCGCCTGTTCGTGATCGGCTTCACCGCCGTGCTGGCCGTGGGCCTGTGGTACGTGCTGGAAGGCACGCGCCTGGGCAGCGCGGTGCGCGCGGGCAGCGAATCGACCGAGATGGTGTCGCTGCTGGGCATCAACGTGTTCCGCATCTTCAGCCTGGTGTTCGCGCTGGGTGCGGCCACCGCTGCCATCGCGGGCGTGCTGGCCGCGCCGATCCGCGGCGCCGAGCCCTTCATGGGCATCGAAGCGCTGGGCGTGGCCTTCGTGGTCGTGGTGGTGGGCGGCATGGGCAGCTTCGGCGGGGCGCTGGTCGGCGGCCTGCTGATCGGCATCGTGCAGAGCGTGATGAGCACGGTGTGGCCCGAGGGCGCGCGCCTGATGATCTACATCGCCATGGCCGCCGTGCTGCTGCTGCGCCCGCATGGCCTGCTGGGCCGCAAAGGATGAACACCGCCATGACGATCTTGAGCAAACACTTCCACCTGCTGCTAGCCCTGGCCTTCGTGCTGGCGATGCCGCTCACCATGCAGTCGGGCTCGCTCGCCAGCGAGGTGCTGATCTACGGCCTGGCGGCCATGGGCTGCAACCTGCTGCTGGGCCACACGGGGCTGCTGTCCTTCGGACAGGGCATTTTCTTCGGGCTGGGCAGCTATACCATCGCCCTCACGCTCACGCGGTGGCCGCTGCCCATGCCGCTCGCGCTGGCGCTCGCCGTGGCGGCGGGCGCGCTGGGCGCGGCCCTGGTGGGCTGGGTGGCCATCCGCCAGCGCGGCACCTACTTCGTGATGCTGACGCTCGCGTTCGCGCAGATGTTCTATTTCCTGGCCTATTCCCTCCCCAGCCTCACGGGCGGGGACAACGGCCTGATGGACATTCCGCGCCCCTCGCTGGCCGTGGGCGGGTTCACGCTGTGGCCGCTGCAGTCGCCCTGGCAGTACTACGGCTTCGTGGCGGTGGTGTTCCTGGTGGCCTTCTGGCTGCTGCAGAAGGTGTCGGCGTCGATCTTCGGGCGCACCTTGCTGGCCGTGCGCGACAACGAGGAGCGCGCGGGCGCCATCGGCTACAACCTGCGGCTGCTCAAGCTGCAGGCGTTCGTGATCTCGGGCGCGGTGACCGGCCTGGCCGGCGCGCTGCACGCCATGATGACCGGCATCGCCCCGCTGGCGAGTGCCGAGTACCACACGAGCGAGATGATCCTGGTGATGACGGTGATCGGCGGCACCGGCAACCTGCTGGCCTCGCTGCTGGGATCGGCCTTCTACCTCATCGTGGGCGACTGGCTCTCCACCTTGTGGCCGCGCTGGCTGCTGCTGCTGGGCGTGGTGCTGATGGCGGTGAGCCTGGGCATGCAGCGCGGCCTGTGGGGCCTGCTGGAATCCGCATGGGGGCGCCTGCGCGGCCTCCAGGGCGGCGCGAACGTCACCGCCGCCGGCACGGGAGACAAAGCATGACCGCCGCACCCATCCTGCTGGAAGCCATCGGCGTGGAAAAGCGCTACGACAAGTTCGCCGCGCTCTCGGGCGTGGACTTGAAGGTGCGCGCGAACACCGTGCATTCGGTGATCGGCCCCAACGGCGCGGGCAAGACCACGCTGTTTCACATGCTCACCGGCACCAAGGGCGTGAGCGGCGGGCGCATCGTGTTCGACGGCCACGACGTGACGCGCGAGCCCGACCACCGGCGCGTGCAGCGCGGCATGGCCCGCTCGTTCCAGGTCACCAGCCTGTTCCTCACCCTGCCCGTGCGCGAGAACCTGCGCCTGGCCGCGCAGGGCACCGCGCCCGCCCAGGCCCTGAACTGCTGGAGCGCGCCCGTGGGCCCTCGCTCCCGCGCCGACGTGGTGGCCAGCGTGCTGGCGCGCCTGGGCCTGGAGCGCCATGCGGACACGCCGGTCGGCAACCTCTCGCACGGGCAGCAGCGGCGGCTGGAGGTGGGCATGGCGCTGGCGGCGGGGCCGAAAGCCATCTTCCTGGACGAACCCACCTCGGGCATGGGCATCGACGACCTGGACGAGATGAAGCGCCTGATCCAGGGCCTCAAGGACGAGCACACCGTGGTGCTCATCGAGCACAACATGAACATCGTGATGGACATCTCCGACACCGTCACCGTGATGCAGCAGGGGCGCGTGCTGGCCGAGGGGCACCCGCACGCCATCCGCAGCGACGAGCGGGTGCGCAGCGCCTATCTGGGCAACATGATCACCGGGGGCAAGGCATGACGATCCTGCAGATCGAAGGGCTGCACGCCCACTACGGCAAGAGCCATGTGCTGCAGGGCGTGGACCTGCACGTGAACGATGGCGAACTGGTCACGCTGCTCGGGCGCAACGGCGCGGGCAAGACCACCACGCTCAAGGCCATCTGCGGCGTGGTGCCGCCCAGCCAGGGGCGCGTGCGCTTCATGGGCGACGACGTGCAGGGCCTGCCCGCGCACCGCATCGCCCAGCGCGGCGTGTGCCTGGTGCCGGAGCACCGGGGCATCTTCCGGCTGCTCACGGTGGAAGAGAACCTGCTGCTGGGCCTGCGCAAGCAGTCGCCCTGGCAACTGGCCGACATCTACCGCATCTTTCCACGCCTCAAGGAGCGGCGCCGCAACGGCGGCGGGCAGCTGTCGGGCGGTGAGCAGCAGATGCTGGCCATCGGCCGCGCGCTGATGAACGCGCCGCGCCTGCTCATGCTCGACGAGCCCGTGGAGGGCCTGGCCCCTGTGATCGTCGAGGAGATCGTGGCCCAGCTCCAAGCCATCAAGGCCGCCGGCGTGGCCATCCTGCTGGTGGAGCAGAACCTGGAGGTCTGCACCCAGCTGGCCGACCGCCACTACATCATCGAGCAGGGGGCCATCGTGCACGAGGCCGGCAACGCCGCGTTCCTGGCCGACGAGGCCACCAAGGACCGCTACCTGGGCGTGGGCCTGGCCTGAGCCCCCTTGTTCGAAACCGGCTTTCTGCTTTCTCTTTCAGGATCACCACCGTGGACATGAAGACCCTCTCCCCTGCCCTGCAACCCCGCGTGAACGGCGCGCGCCTGTGGCAATCGCTGATGGACCTGGCCCGCATCGGCGCCACCCCCAAGGGCGGCGTGTGCCGGCTGGCGCTCACCGCGCTGGACGGCGAAGGCCGCGACCTCTTCGTGCGCTGGGCGCGCGAGGCTGGCTGCAGCGTGCGCATCGACGCCATCGGCAATCTCTTCGCGCACCGCGCGGGCCGCAACGATGCCCTGCCCCCGGTGATGACCGGCAGCCACATCGACACGCAGCCCACGGGGGGCAAGTTCGATGGCAACTACGGCGTGCTGGCCGGCCTGGAGGTGGTGCGCAGCCTGAACGATGCGGGCATCGCCACCGAGGCGCCGATCGAGGTGGCGGTGTGGACCAATGAGGAAGGCTCGCGCTTCGTGCCCGTGATGATGGGCTCGGGCGTGTTCGCCGGGGCCTTCACGCTCGAGCATGCACTGGCCCAGCGCGATGCGCAGGGCACCAGCGTGGCCGAGGCGCTGGCCGCCATCGGGTACGCCGGCACGCCAGGCCCCACGCCTGCGGTGGGCGCGTATTTCGAGGCGCACATCGAGCAGGGGCCGGTGCTGGAGGCCAACGACTGCGTGATCGGCGTGGTGCAGGGCGCGCTGGGCCAGCGCTGGTACGACGTGACCGTGCAGGGCATGGAGGCCCACGCCGGCCCCACGCCGATGGAGTTGCGCCGCGACGCGCTGCTGGCGGCGAGCCGCCTGGTGGCCGAAGTCAATCGCATCGCCCTCGACCACGCCCCGCACGCGCGCGGCACGGTGGGCGTGCTGGACGTCTTCCCCAGCTCGCGCAATGTCATCCCCGGCAGCGTGCGCATGACCGTGGACCTGCGCGCCGCCGACGACGCGGTGCTGCTGCAGATGGACGCGGCCATGCGCGCCGCCTGCGAGCGCATCGGCGCGGCCCACCGCACGCCGGTGGCCGTGGAACAGGTCGTGTACTTTCCGCCGCAGCCCTTCGCACCGGCGCTGGTCGAGGGCGTGCGCGCCGACGCCCAGGCCCTGGGCTACACCGCCATGGACGTGGTGAGCGGCGCAGGGCACGACGCCGTGTACCTGGCGCGCCTGGCGCCCACTGCCATGGTCTTCGTGCCCTGCGCGGACGGCATCAGCCACAACGAGATCGAAGACGCCAAGCCCGAGCACCTGGAGGCCGGCTGCAACGTGCTGCTGCAGGCCATGCTGCGCAGCGCGGGGGTGGCGGCATGAAGATCCTGATCGCGCGGCTCAACCACGAGACCAACACCTTCTCGCCCGTGCCCACGCCGCTGGAGGCCTTTTCGCCCGCCTATGGCGCGCAGGCGCTGCAGGAGAACGAGGGCATGCGCACGGCCATGGCGGCGTTCATCGACCTGGCCAAGGGGCTGGGCGCCACGCTGGTCACGCCCGTGTCGGCCATGGCCAACCCCAGCGGGCCGGTGCATGCCGCCGCCTACGACGAACTGACCCGCCGCATCGTGGACGCCGCCCCGGGCTGCGATGCCATCCTGCTGGACCTGCACGGCGCCATGGTGGCCGAGAACAGCCCCGACGGCGAAGGCGACCTGCTGGAGCGCTTGCGGGCCGCTGCACCGGGCGTGCCCGTCGGCGTGGCGCTGGACCTGCACGGCAACATCACGCCCAAGATGGTCGCCAACGCCGACGTGATGGTGGGCTTCAAGACCTACCCGCACATCGACATGTACGAAACCGGCGAACACACCGGGCGCCTGCTGCTGGCCATGCTGCACGGCCAGGCGCGCTACACCGTGCGCTGGCACCCGCTGCCCATGATGGGCCACACGCTGCGCAGCACCACGCTGCAGGGCGCCATGCTGCGCGCGGTGGACGCGGCCCGCGCGGCCGAGGCGGGCGGCATTCCGGCGGTGACGGTGTTCGCCGGCTTTTCGCTCGCCGACATCGAGGCGCCGTGCATGAGCGTGGTGGTCACGGCCCCGGCCGACGATCCCGAGCCGGCCCAGGCGGCCGCCGACCGCATCGCCGCCGCCATCTGGAGCGAGCGCGCCGAGTTCGTCTACGACAGCGAGCCGCTAGACCAGTCCCTGCAGCGCGCGCAGGCCCTGGCCGTGGGCGCGGACCGCCCGGTGCTGCTGCTGGACCACAGCGACAACTGCATGTCCGGCGGCACCTGCGATGCGATGGACGTGCTGCAGGCGGCGCTCGCCAACGGCCTGGAAGACATCGCCGTGGGCCCGCTGTGCGACCCCGGGGCGGTCGCCGAACTGGTGGCGGCCGGCGTCGGCGCGCGCGTTGCCGTGCGGCTGGGCAACAAGGTGCCGCTCACGCAACTCGGCGTGGCCAAGGCGCCCGTGGCGGTCGAGGGCACGGTGGTGGCCGTCAGCGACGGCGAATACACCGTGACCGGCCCCATCTACACCGGCCAGCGCTGCGCCATGGGGCGCACGGTGCTGTTCGATACCGGCGCGGCGCGCATCGTGGTGACCGAGCGCACGCACGAGCCGTGGGACCTGGGCGTTTTCTCCTGCGTGGGCCTGGACCCCACGGCCCACCGCTTCGTGCTGCTCAAGTCGCGCATGTACTGCCGCCCGGTGTTCGTGCCGCTGTCGCACGCGCTGGTCGAGTGCGACAGCCCCACGGGGGTGACGAGCTCCAACTACGCGCTGTTCCCGTTCAGGAAAGTGCGCCGGCCGGTGTTCCCGCTCGATCCGGCCTGAGCGGCGCGTTGCGTGTTGGGACGGGCGGCGGGGCGCCGCAGGTCACGGGTGTTTCACCCGGATTAAGCACAATTGCGTACCAGGGTATGGATGGCGGGCTGACTACAATCGCACACCCTAAGAACCTACAACCGCCCCGAAGCGCCCTGGCGGCGCGGCCTGGCACTCTTCCCAGAGCTGGAGACCTTGATGTCCGAGACCCCACCGGTGAACCCGACGCCCGACAAACGTGCTTTGCTGCGGCGTGCCGCCCTCGAGTACCACGAGTTTCCCAAGCCCGGCAAGATCGCGATCGCCGCCACCAAGCAGATGGTCAACCAGCACGACCTGGCCCTGGCCTACTCGCCCGGCGTCGCCGCCCCCTGCGAGGAAATCGTCAAGGACCCCAACGCCGCCTTCAAGTACACGAGCCGCGGCAATCTGGTGGGCGTGGTCACCAACGGCACGGCGGTTCTCGGACTGGGCGACATCGGCGCGCTGGCTTCCAAGCCCGTCATGGAAGGCAAGGGCGTCCTGTTCAAGAAGTTCGCCGGCGTGGACGTGTTCGACATCGAGATCAACGAGAAGGACCCGGTCAAGCTCGTCGAGGTCATCGCCGCGCTGGAGCCGACCTTCGGCGCCATCAACCTGGAAGACATCAAGGCGCCCGAGTGCTTCTACGTGGAGCGCGAGTTGCGCAAGCGGCTGAACATCCCCGTCTTCCACGACGACCAGCACGGCACCGCCATCACGGTGGCCGCCGCTATGCTCAACGCCCTGAAGGTGGTGAACAAGGACATCAGTTCCGTGCGCCTCGTCACCTCGGGCGCTGGTGCCGCAGCACTCGCCTGCCTGAACCTGCTGCTGAAGGTGGGCCTGAAGCGCGAGAACGTGTTCGTCACCGACCTGGCCGGCGTGGTCTACGAGGGCCGCACCGAGCTGATGGACGAGGACAAGATCCTGTTCGCCCAGAAGACCGAAGCCCGCAGCCTGTCCGAAGTCATTGAGGGCGCCGACGTGTTCCTGGGCCTCTCCGCTGGCGGCGTGCTCAAGCCCGCCATGGTGGCCAAGATGGCCGCGCGCCCGGTCATCTTCGCGCTGGCCAATCCCAATCCCGAGATCACGCCTGAAGACGCCCACGCCGTGCGCGGCGACGTCGTGATGGCGACCGGCCGCACGGACTACCCGAACCAGGTCAACAACGTCCTGTGCTTCCCATACATCTTCCGCGGTGCGCTGGACTGCGGCGCGACGACGATCACGCTGGAGATGGAAATCGCCGCCGTGCACGCCATCGCCGAGCTGGCCCAGGCCGAGCAGAGCGAGGTGGTGGCCGCCGCATACGTGGGCGAGCCGCTGGCCTTCGGCCCCGAATACCTGATCCCCAAGCCGTTCGACCCACGGTTGATGATGAAGATCGCCCCGGCCGTGGCCCAGGCCGCCGCCGACAGCGGCGTGGCCCTGCGCCCGATCACCGACATGGACGCGTACCGCGACCATCTGCAGACGTTCGTGTATGCCTCCGGCACCACGATGAAGCCCATCTTCACCGCCGCCAAGACGGCTGCCAAGAAGCGCGTGGCCTATGCCGAGGGCGAGGAAGAACGCGTGTTGCGCGCCGCGCAGATCGTGGTGGACGAGAAAATCGCACGGCCCACGCTCATCGGGCGCCCGTCCATCATCGCGCAGCGCATCGAGAAGTTCGGCCTGCGCCTGAAGGAAGGCGTGGACTACGACGTGGTCAATGTCGAGAACGACCACCGCTACCGCGACTTCTGGCAGACCTACCACCGCATGACCGAGCGCAAGGGCATCACCGTGCCCATCGCCAAGATCGAGATGCGCCGCCGCCTGGCGCTGATCGGCTCCATGCTGTTGCACAAGGGCGAGGTCGATGGCCTCATCGTCGGCACCTGGGGCCACACGGCGCTGCACCTGAACTACATCGACCAGGTGATCGGCAAGCGCGCCGGCGTGAACACCTATGCCTGCATGAACGGCCTGCTGCTGCCCGACCGGCAGGTGTTCCTGGTAGACACGCACGTCAACTACGACCCGACGGCCGAGCAACTGGCCGAGATCACCGTCATGGCGGCCGAAGAGATGATGCGCTTCGGCATCAAGCCCAAGGCCGCGCTGCTGTCGCACTCCAACTTCGGCAGCAGCAACCAGCCGAGCGCCGTCAAGATGCGCCAAACCCTCGACCTGCTGCGCATTCAGGCGCCGTGGCTTGAAGTGGATGGCGAGATGCACGGCGATGTCGCTCTGGATGCGGCCCAGCGCGCCATGGTCATGCCCCACAGCACGCTCGCCGGCAGTGCCAACCTGCTGGTCCTGCCCAACATCGATGCGGCCAACATTTCCTACAACCTGCTCAAGACGGCGGCTGGCGGTGGCATCGCCATCGGCCCCGTGCTGCTGGGCGCGGCGGAACCGGTGCACATCCTGACAGCCAGCGCCACCGTGCGCCGCATCGTCAACATGACGGCACTCACGGTGGCTGATGCAAATGCCTCCCGGTAGAGCGGTGATGACGTAGCAAGCGCTAACTTTTAGACGCGTTTGGCCTTGAAAGCGCCTGCCCATTTATTGGGCAGGCGCTTGCTTTTTGGGGGCGATTAAGTCAAACTAACGGCTCGAAATTTCGGGTAAACCCGTAGTTTCTGAAAGGTGTAGTTGATGCTGAAGGCTATCGCCATCCAGGCGTACAAGACAGGTCTTGCGTGCGTACTGGGTGCCGCGTTCGTTCTGGTCCCGACCACGGGACAGGCCCGAAAACCCCCGTCTTCTGACGGAGTGACCACCATCGCACTGGCCGAGTTGCCCCCGCAAGGGCGGGCGACCTACGGGCTCATTCGCGAAGGTGGACCATTTCCTTACGACAAGGATGGTTCGGTGTTCGGCAATCGCGAACGGTTGCTGCCCCCGGAAAAACGGGGCTATTACCGCGAATACACCGTCAGAACGCCGGGTGCAAAGAACCGTGGTGCCCGGCGCATCGTGTGCGGAGGAGCGCCCCGCGTTCCCGATGCCTGCTACTACACCGGCGACCACTACGCGAGCTTTCGAAAAATTGTTGAATGACGCTGGACGCCAAAAGCGCTCGCCGGCATTGCCGCGATCGGTTGCCCGCCTGTCGGCCCCCCGCCTTGGTGGCGGGCCGCTGGACCGAACTTCCGGATATTCCTCATTGGTGACTACATAAAGAAAGAGCAGCGGAGATGGAAATGCCACTTCGTAACGATCAGGAAAACCCATTGCGTGGCGTGCGCCCCAACATCGTGCAGTCTATTCGCGCTTTTCGCGTGCAAGACCTGCAAGAGTCGGCCAAGGCGCTCGGCCAACACTTCCTGTACGCCAACCTTGCACACGCACAAACCAAACAGGACGTGCTGGACCTGATCGCAGGCCAGTTCATGTTCCCGGCGCACTTCGGAAAGAATTTCGACGCGCTGTACGACTGCATGACGGACCCATTGCATAAATCGGGCCCGCAACCGGGCTTCATCGTGGTGCTGGAGCAGATCCCGACCACGGTGAAGTTCGACAAGGAAGCACGCGAGCAATTGCTCGACATCTTCCGGGAAGCGGCGGACTACTGGAGCGATCGAAAGATACCGTTCCGGTGTTTCTATTCTTTTCTGTAGCCCGTTCTGCATCCACCAGCCAGGCAGAACGGGCGAACGAGGCTAACGAGACCGCCGCAGCGCAGCCCATTGAAATCGCAGTCGATCCTTCCGCGGAAAAAATGCCGACCGACAAGCTCGTCGACGTATCGCCCCTGGCGCTGCGCATGAGCAGCCCGTTCAACGCGGGTTATTGGCTTGCCGCCGCTTGATCCCAGGCGGTAGTGCGCAGCAGGCGAGGCCCTCAGGCCAATGCTTGCCGCGTTTGACCCTTTTCAGTGCAGGGGGCTGGGTGGCCCGGTCCCCGCATTGCACCGCCTGCGCTCAGGCAGGGTGCAGTGACTGAGCCAGGGCCACGTACTCGTGCACCGGCACTTCCTCGGCCCGGCGCTGGGTGTCGAAGGTGCCCGGGAAGGCGCGCTCTTGCAGCCAGCGGCCCAGCGTGTGCCGCAGCAGCTTGCGGCGTTGGCTGAAGGCCACCTGCACCAGTTCCGACAGCAGCGCCGGCGATACGGGGGCCGGCGAGGCGTGCGGCACCATGCGCACGACGGCGCTGTCCACGCGCGGCGGCGGATCGAAGCTCTCCGGCGGCACGAACAGCACATCCTCCATCGCATAGCGCCACTGCAGCATGACCGACAGCCGCCCGTAGTCGCCCGTGGAGGGGCTCGCTACCATGCGGTCGATCACTTCCTTTTGCAGCATGAAATGCTGGTCTTCGATGACATGCACCTGCTCCAGCAAATGGAACAGGATGGGCGTGGAGATGTTGTACGGCAGGTTGCCGACCACGCGCACCTTGGGCGCGTTCAGCGACTGGGCGACCTGGGCGAAGTCCACCTTCAGCACGTCGGATTCGATCACGTCCAGTTGGCCGTGCAGGCGCAGCCGCGCTGCCAGGTCGCGGTCCAGCTCGATCACGGTGAGGCGCCCCAGGCGCTCGACCAGCGGCTGCGTGAGGGCGGCCAGGCCGGGGCCGATCTCCACCATGGGCTGGCCCGGCTCCGGGCCGATGGCGCGCACGATGGCATCGATGATGCCGTGGTCCGACAGGAAATGCTGGCCGAAGCGCTTGCGCGGGATGTGCTTCATGGCGCTGCGCGGCGAAGGCGCGTGGGCAGGCGGCGTGTCATTGCGGCGGATCGCGGTATTCCACGTACGCGCGGGCCCGGGCTTCCTGGGCCCAGGTGGCGTAGGCCTCGTCCAGCTTCTTTTCGCGCACCACGTCGCGCACCATGTCGCGCTGTTCGCGCTGGGTGAGCTTGGCCTCGCGGCGCTCCAGCAGCTGGATCAGGTGCACGCCGAACCGCGTGACGATGGGCTCGCTGATCTCGCCGGGCTTGAGCGCATTGAGCGCTTCCTCGAATTCGGGCACGTAGCGGCCCGGGCTGGCCCAGCCGAGGTCTCCGCCCTGCTTGGAGCTACCGTCCTGCGAGTTCTCGCGCGCGAGCGTGGCGAAGTCCGCCTGGCCCGCCAGGATGCGCCGGCGGTAGTCAGCCAGCCGTGCGGCCGCCGCGGTCTCGGTCAGCTGCGGATTGGCGCGCAGCAAGATGTGCCGCGCATGGCTTTGCACCGCCACGGTGGG
This region of Acidovorax sp. GBBC 1281 genomic DNA includes:
- a CDS encoding branched-chain amino acid ABC transporter permease, producing the protein MSIYLLQVINGIGIGMLYFLLAVGLSIVFGLLRFVNFAHGAFYLLGAYFCYQMTRWGLSFWLALAVVPLVVGALGWMTEKLVLRHVYAKPHEFHILVTVGLALAIQELVILQWGPLGDSVAVPDLLQGVVMWGSFVYPKYRLFVIGFTAVLAVGLWYVLEGTRLGSAVRAGSESTEMVSLLGINVFRIFSLVFALGAATAAIAGVLAAPIRGAEPFMGIEALGVAFVVVVVGGMGSFGGALVGGLLIGIVQSVMSTVWPEGARLMIYIAMAAVLLLRPHGLLGRKG
- a CDS encoding branched-chain amino acid ABC transporter permease; this translates as MTILSKHFHLLLALAFVLAMPLTMQSGSLASEVLIYGLAAMGCNLLLGHTGLLSFGQGIFFGLGSYTIALTLTRWPLPMPLALALAVAAGALGAALVGWVAIRQRGTYFVMLTLAFAQMFYFLAYSLPSLTGGDNGLMDIPRPSLAVGGFTLWPLQSPWQYYGFVAVVFLVAFWLLQKVSASIFGRTLLAVRDNEERAGAIGYNLRLLKLQAFVISGAVTGLAGALHAMMTGIAPLASAEYHTSEMILVMTVIGGTGNLLASLLGSAFYLIVGDWLSTLWPRWLLLLGVVLMAVSLGMQRGLWGLLESAWGRLRGLQGGANVTAAGTGDKA
- a CDS encoding ABC transporter ATP-binding protein, whose protein sequence is MTAAPILLEAIGVEKRYDKFAALSGVDLKVRANTVHSVIGPNGAGKTTLFHMLTGTKGVSGGRIVFDGHDVTREPDHRRVQRGMARSFQVTSLFLTLPVRENLRLAAQGTAPAQALNCWSAPVGPRSRADVVASVLARLGLERHADTPVGNLSHGQQRRLEVGMALAAGPKAIFLDEPTSGMGIDDLDEMKRLIQGLKDEHTVVLIEHNMNIVMDISDTVTVMQQGRVLAEGHPHAIRSDERVRSAYLGNMITGGKA
- a CDS encoding ABC transporter ATP-binding protein — protein: MTILQIEGLHAHYGKSHVLQGVDLHVNDGELVTLLGRNGAGKTTTLKAICGVVPPSQGRVRFMGDDVQGLPAHRIAQRGVCLVPEHRGIFRLLTVEENLLLGLRKQSPWQLADIYRIFPRLKERRRNGGGQLSGGEQQMLAIGRALMNAPRLLMLDEPVEGLAPVIVEEIVAQLQAIKAAGVAILLVEQNLEVCTQLADRHYIIEQGAIVHEAGNAAFLADEATKDRYLGVGLA
- a CDS encoding Zn-dependent hydrolase yields the protein MKTLSPALQPRVNGARLWQSLMDLARIGATPKGGVCRLALTALDGEGRDLFVRWAREAGCSVRIDAIGNLFAHRAGRNDALPPVMTGSHIDTQPTGGKFDGNYGVLAGLEVVRSLNDAGIATEAPIEVAVWTNEEGSRFVPVMMGSGVFAGAFTLEHALAQRDAQGTSVAEALAAIGYAGTPGPTPAVGAYFEAHIEQGPVLEANDCVIGVVQGALGQRWYDVTVQGMEAHAGPTPMELRRDALLAASRLVAEVNRIALDHAPHARGTVGVLDVFPSSRNVIPGSVRMTVDLRAADDAVLLQMDAAMRAACERIGAAHRTPVAVEQVVYFPPQPFAPALVEGVRADAQALGYTAMDVVSGAGHDAVYLARLAPTAMVFVPCADGISHNEIEDAKPEHLEAGCNVLLQAMLRSAGVAA
- a CDS encoding M81 family metallopeptidase; amino-acid sequence: MKILIARLNHETNTFSPVPTPLEAFSPAYGAQALQENEGMRTAMAAFIDLAKGLGATLVTPVSAMANPSGPVHAAAYDELTRRIVDAAPGCDAILLDLHGAMVAENSPDGEGDLLERLRAAAPGVPVGVALDLHGNITPKMVANADVMVGFKTYPHIDMYETGEHTGRLLLAMLHGQARYTVRWHPLPMMGHTLRSTTLQGAMLRAVDAARAAEAGGIPAVTVFAGFSLADIEAPCMSVVVTAPADDPEPAQAAADRIAAAIWSERAEFVYDSEPLDQSLQRAQALAVGADRPVLLLDHSDNCMSGGTCDAMDVLQAALANGLEDIAVGPLCDPGAVAELVAAGVGARVAVRLGNKVPLTQLGVAKAPVAVEGTVVAVSDGEYTVTGPIYTGQRCAMGRTVLFDTGAARIVVTERTHEPWDLGVFSCVGLDPTAHRFVLLKSRMYCRPVFVPLSHALVECDSPTGVTSSNYALFPFRKVRRPVFPLDPA
- a CDS encoding NADP-dependent malic enzyme, with product MSETPPVNPTPDKRALLRRAALEYHEFPKPGKIAIAATKQMVNQHDLALAYSPGVAAPCEEIVKDPNAAFKYTSRGNLVGVVTNGTAVLGLGDIGALASKPVMEGKGVLFKKFAGVDVFDIEINEKDPVKLVEVIAALEPTFGAINLEDIKAPECFYVERELRKRLNIPVFHDDQHGTAITVAAAMLNALKVVNKDISSVRLVTSGAGAAALACLNLLLKVGLKRENVFVTDLAGVVYEGRTELMDEDKILFAQKTEARSLSEVIEGADVFLGLSAGGVLKPAMVAKMAARPVIFALANPNPEITPEDAHAVRGDVVMATGRTDYPNQVNNVLCFPYIFRGALDCGATTITLEMEIAAVHAIAELAQAEQSEVVAAAYVGEPLAFGPEYLIPKPFDPRLMMKIAPAVAQAAADSGVALRPITDMDAYRDHLQTFVYASGTTMKPIFTAAKTAAKKRVAYAEGEEERVLRAAQIVVDEKIARPTLIGRPSIIAQRIEKFGLRLKEGVDYDVVNVENDHRYRDFWQTYHRMTERKGITVPIAKIEMRRRLALIGSMLLHKGEVDGLIVGTWGHTALHLNYIDQVIGKRAGVNTYACMNGLLLPDRQVFLVDTHVNYDPTAEQLAEITVMAAEEMMRFGIKPKAALLSHSNFGSSNQPSAVKMRQTLDLLRIQAPWLEVDGEMHGDVALDAAQRAMVMPHSTLAGSANLLVLPNIDAANISYNLLKTAAGGGIAIGPVLLGAAEPVHILTASATVRRIVNMTALTVADANASR
- a CDS encoding ribonuclease, yielding MLKAIAIQAYKTGLACVLGAAFVLVPTTGQARKPPSSDGVTTIALAELPPQGRATYGLIREGGPFPYDKDGSVFGNRERLLPPEKRGYYREYTVRTPGAKNRGARRIVCGGAPRVPDACYYTGDHYASFRKIVE